The following are from one region of the Halorussus rarus genome:
- a CDS encoding dodecin, with product MVFKKITLIGTSDESFDAAADDAIDRAEQTLDNVKWIEVDELGVELARAPDRQYQAEVTVAFELEEPGS from the coding sequence ATGGTGTTCAAGAAGATAACGCTCATCGGGACGAGCGACGAGAGCTTCGACGCGGCCGCCGACGACGCTATCGACCGCGCGGAGCAGACGCTGGACAACGTCAAGTGGATCGAGGTCGACGAACTCGGTGTCGAACTCGCGCGGGCGCCCGACCGACAGTACCAGGCCGAAGTGACGGTCGCCTTCGAACTGGAGGAACCGGGGAGCTAG